The following coding sequences lie in one Trichoderma breve strain T069 chromosome 1, whole genome shotgun sequence genomic window:
- a CDS encoding NADH-ubiquinone oxidoreductase complex i, 21 kDa subunit domain-containing protein encodes MASTTTKQTPASFVGTSKVVETDYPLIDNDPHFKRVIGYARTSDYVAGATSAAFAPAALYALERLAPSHVGRGGFAKAMRLAGFIGLAGGFLYFYQRSALRFYGATENSREVEMDMREMVSKVKAGQPLYGESKLSPHLQGVAARQSRYSALFFSTVPWFNFVNHNQHGVDTAKYYQQAERELEAERAAGKS; translated from the exons ATGGCCTCGACAACGACCAAGCAGACCCCGGCGTCCTTTGTCGGGACCAGCAAGGTCGTCGAGACTGACTATCCG CTCATCGACAACGACCC TCACTTTAAGCGGGTTATCGGATATGCGAGAACGTCAGACTATGTAGCTGGTGCAACCTCTGCGGCCTTTGCACCAGCCGCTCTCTATGCCCTCGAGAGGCTTGCCCCGTCGCATGTTGGCCGGGGTGGTTTTGCCAAAGCTATGCGGTTAGCCGGATTCATTGGCTTGGCCGGTGGTTTCCTCTACTTTTACCAGCGATCAGCCC TTCGATTCTACGGCGCTACCGAGAACTCAAGGGAAGTGGAGATGGATATGCGAGAGATGGTTTCCAAGGTCAAGGCGGGACAGCCTCTGTATGGCGAGAGCAAGCTGAGCCCGCACCTGCAGGGGGTTGCGGCCCGACAGAGCAGATACTCTGCGCTCTTTTTCAGCACAGTACCGTGGTTCAACTTTGTCAACCACAACCAGCACGGCGTGGACACGGCCAAGTACTATCAGCAGGCCGAGAGGGAACTGGAAGCAGAGCGGGCGGCGGGCAAGAGCTAG
- a CDS encoding replication fork protection component swi3 domain-containing protein — MPSAAKFGRLLEEHGDDLDDYGLDDSDNPFGSPTPPPESSSKKRKEPDSGLGIEEEVSVQKRVRVPNVKLDEERLLGPAGIPKLRRRAFGLKLKGKGHEFSDASRLLSFYQLWLDDLFPKARFLDALAMVEKAGHKKALVSARSEWINEGRPKASNDDDDELDIGAVAITEDSQVTEGGIPAQRTQKTPERDDIPDDDDLYGATPRGPARTADALRPAPSNDAPDDDDLEALMAEAENEEDDLDALIAEAEVQDRSSGHSAENGTSNTTSNDKGHDFADEEEAMQEMEGLW; from the exons ATGCCCTCAGCAGCTAAATTCGGACgtctgctggaggagcatgGCGATGATTTGGACGACTATGGTCTTGACGACTCGGACAATCCCTTTGGATCTCCCACTCCCCCACCAGAATCGTCTTCCAAAAAGCGAAAGGAGCCCGACTCTGGACTGGGAATTGAAGAGGAGGTTTCTGTTCAGAAACGAGTGAGAGTTCCAAATGTTaagcttgatgaagaaag ATTGCTAGGTCCAGCTGGAATCCCCAAGCTGAGAAGACGAGCTTTCGGCCTCAAGCTAAAAGGAAAGGGCCACGAG TTCTCAGACGCTTCAAGACTCCTCTCCTTCTACCAGCTATGGCTCGACGACCTCTTCCCCAAAGCCCGGTTcctcgatgccctcgccATGGTTGAGAAAGCCGGCCACAAAAAGGCCCTTGTGAGCGCACGAAGCGAATGGATCAATGAAGGCCGCCCCAAGGCcagcaacgacgacgatgacgagctgGACATTGGAGCTGTAGCCATTACCGAGGACTCGCAAGTGACGGAAGGCGGCATTCCCGCGCAAAGGACGCAAAAGACTCCAGAGAGAGACGATATCCctgatgacgatgacttATACGGCGCTACGCCCCGAGGACCAGCGCGAACGGCAGACGCTCTTCGTCCTGCGCCGTCAAACGACGCccccgacgacgacgacctgGAAGCTCTCATGGCCGAAGCCGAAA acgaagaagacgatttAGACGCCCTCATTGCGGAAGCAGAAGTGCAAGACCGCTCTAGCGGACATTCTGCGGAGAATGGCACGAGCAACACCACTTCCAATGACAAGGGGCACGACTTtgcggatgaagaggaagccatgcaggagatggagggatTGTGGTAA